The Benincasa hispida cultivar B227 chromosome 11, ASM972705v1, whole genome shotgun sequence genome has a segment encoding these proteins:
- the LOC120090935 gene encoding LRR receptor-like serine/threonine-protein kinase HSL2, whose translation MPFLNLSPSSSFLLSVVFFFLFFQVSVFALFSDYDYNILIRVKNNLFDDPNGCLNSWVPNQAHNPCNWTGITCDSTNSSLLSIDLSDSGVTGGFPFDFCRIQTLKSLSISNSSVNGSLLSPSFSLCSNLHVLNLSVNSLVGNLPEFSSDFRQLQILDLSSNNFSGEIPHSFGLLSALRVLRLSENLLDGSIPSVLGNLSELTEMAIAYNEFKPHRLPDEIGNLTKLVNMFLPSSNFIGPIPHSIGNLVLLTNLDLSTNSFSGPIPDSIGGLRSIQNIQLFNNQISGELPESIGNLTTLISLDISQNSLTGKLPEKIAALPLQILHLNDNFLEGEVPESLATNPNLLNLKLFNNSFSGELPRNLGLNSYLNEIDVSTNNFVGEIPKFLCHGNQLLKMVLFNNRFSGNFPESYGGCNSLSYVRIENNQLSGKVPYSFWNLSTLTNIRLSENQFQGSIPPAISGARYLEDLLVSGNNFSGQLPKEICKLRELVRLDVSRNKFSGGVPSCITELQHLQKLDMQENMFIGEIPKSVNTWTELTELNLSHNHFTGEIPPQLGDLPVLKYLDLSANSLSGEIPEELTKLKLGQFNFSDNKLTGAVPSGFDNELFVNSLMGNPGLCSPDLKPLNRCPKPKSISFYVVVLLSIIAFVLIGSLIWVIKFRMNLFKKSKSPWTVTKFQRIGFDEEDVIPRLTKSNVIGSGGSGTVFKVDLKMGQTVAVKSLWGGHNKLDTESVFQSEVEILGRIRHANIVKLLFSCSNGEGSRILVYEYMENGSLGDVLHEHKSQALSDWSKRFNIALEAAQGLAYLHHDCVPPIIHRDVKSNNILLDGEFQPRVADFGLAKTMQRQAEAEDDNVVMSRIAGTYGYIAPEYGYTMKVTEKSDVYSFGVVLMELVTGKRPNDACFGENKDIVKWVTEAALSEEKGLSLDEIIDEKLDPRTCEVEEIVKILDVAVLCTSALPLNRPSMRRVVELIKDTKFSHSKS comes from the exons atgcCATTTCTGAACCTTTCcccttcttcctccttccttctttccgtcgtcttcttcttcttgttcttccaGGTCTCTGTTTTCGCTCTCTTCTCCGACTACGATTATAATATTCTGATTCGGGTTAAAAACAACCTTTTCGATGATCCCAATGGCTGTTTGAACAGTTGGGTTCCCAATCAAGCTCACAACCCCTGTAATTGGACTGGCATCACCTGCGATTCCACTAATTCCTCTCTTCTTTCCATCGATCTCAGTGATTCCGGTGTCACCGGCGGATTCCCCTTTGATTTTTGCCGGATTCAGACTCTCAAATCCCTTTCTATCTCCAACAGCAGCGTTAATGGAAGTCTACTCTCCCCTTCCTTCTCTCTCTGTTCTAACTTGCATGTCCTCAATCTTTCCGTTAACTCACTCGTTGGGAACTTGCCGGAGTTTTCCTCTGATTTCAGACAACTGCAAATTCTAGATCTCTCCTCCAACAATTTCTCCGGTGAAATTCCTCACAGCTTCGGATTGTTATCGGCGCTAAGAGTGCTCCGTTTGTCGGAGAATCTGCTCGACGGCTCCATACCTTCTGTTCTGGGAAATCTCAGTGAGCTGACTGAAATGGCCATTGCTTATAATGAATTCAAACCCCATCGGTTACCGGATGAAATCGGAAACCTGACCAAACTTGTAAACATGTTTTTACCGTCTTCGAATTTCATTGGACCCATTCCCCATTCCATCGGAAACCTTGTTTTGCTTACTAATCTCGATTTATCTACCAATTCGTTTTCGGGTCCTATCCCAGATTCAATCGGTGGACTGAGGAGCATACAGAACATTCAACTCTTTAACAATCAAATCTCCGGTGAGTTGCCGGAGAGCATCGGAAATTTGACTACTCTGATTTCACTGGACATCTCGCAGAATAGTCTCACCGGGAAATTGCCGGAGAAAATCGCTGCTCTCCCTCTTCAAATTCTGCATCTCAATGACAACTTCCTTGAAGGCGAGGTCCCGGAGAGCTTAGCTACTAACCCaaatcttttgaatttgaaactgtTTAACAATAGCTTTTCCGGCGAACTTCCCCGGAATTTGGGTCTGAATtcttatttgaatgagattgaCGTCTCTACCAACAACTTTGTGGGTGAAATTCCGAAATTTCTCTGCCATGGAAACCAACTTCTGAAAATGGTTTTGTTCAACAACCGTTTCTCTGGAAATTTCCCAGAATCGTACGGTGGTTGCAATTCTCTGTCTTATGTTAGAATTGAGAACAATCAGCTTTCCGGGAAGGTACCGTACTCTTTCTGGAATCTCTCTACGCTTACCAATATTCGGTTGTCGGAAAATCAATTTCAGGGCTCCATTCCGCCGGCGATAAGTGGCGCTCGTTATCTCGAAGATTTGTTGGTTTCCGGTAACAACTTCTCCGGTCAATTACCGAAGGAAATTTGCAAATTGAGAGAGCTCGTCCGGTTAGACGTCAGCAGGAATAAATTCTCCGGCGGAGTTCCTTCCTGTATAACAGAGTTGCAGCATCTTCAAAAGCTCGACATGCAAGAAAACATGTTCATCGGAGAAATACCCAAATCGGTTAACACATGGACAGAACTAACCGAGTTGAATCTGTCCCACAATCATTTCACCGGTGAGATTCCACCTCAACTCGGCGATTTACCAGTTCTAAAGTACTTAGATCTCTCTGCAAATTCACTCTCCGGCGAAATCCCCGAAGAATTGACGAAGCTGAAACTGGGTCAGTTCAACTTCTCCGACAACAAATTAACCGGAGCAGTTCCTTCCGGCTTCGACAACGAACTGTTCGTCAATAGCCTAATGGGTAATCCGGGTCTGTGCAGTCCGGATTTGAAGCCGCTGAATCGGTGCCCCAAACCCAAATCCATAAGTTTTTATGTCGTTGTTCTTCTGTCGATTATCGCTTTCGTTCTCATCGGGTCTCTCATTTGGGTAATCAAATTCAGGATGAATCTCTTCAAGAAATCGAAATCCCCATGGACGGTGACCAAGTTCCAACGTATCGGGTTCGATGAAGAAGATGTAATTCCCCGTCTAACCAAATCAAATGTTATAGGATCGGGCGGGTCGGGCACTGTATTCAAAGTAGATCTGAAAATGGGACAGACCGTCGCGGTCAAGAGTCTATGGGGTGGCCACAACAAATTGGATACGGAATCGGTTTTCCAATCAGAAGTTGAGATATTAGGTCGAATCCGCCATGCCAATATTGTGAAGTTGCTGTTTAGTTGCAGCAATGGTGAAGGAAGTAGAATTCTTGTGTACGAGTACATGGAGAATGGAAGTTTGGGAGATGTTCTACACGAACACAAATCCCAAGCTTTATCTGATTGGTCCAAACGATTCAACATCGCCCTTGAAGCAGCTCAAGGGTTAGCTTATCTGCACCACGACTGCGTCCCTCCGATAATCCATCGCGACGTAAAGAGCAATAACATTCTCTTGGATGGAGAATTTCAGCCTCGAGTGGCCGACTTTGGTTTGGCAAAGACGATGCAGCGCCAAGCGGAGGCAGAAGATGACAATGTCGTCATGTCTCGCATTGCTGGCACCTACGGTTACATTGCCCCAG AGTATGGATATACTATGAAGGTGACAGAGAAGAGCGACGTGTATAGCTTTGGAGTGGTGCTGATGGAGCTAGTGACCGGGAAGCGACCGAACGATGCGTGCTTCGGAGAGAACAAAGATATTGTGAAATGGGTGACAGAGGCAGCTTTGTCAGAAGAGAAAGGTTTGAGTTTGGATGAGATTATTGATGAAAAGTTGGATCCAAGGACATGTGAAGTAGAAGAGATTGTGAAGATTTTGGATGTGGCAGTGCTTTGTACTTCTGCTTTGCCCCTCAACAGACCATCCATGAGAAGAGTGGTTGAGCTGATAAAGGACACCAAATTCTCTCATTCCAAGTCATGA